The genomic region CCGGTATTTCAAACGGGCCACCGACTTGGTGAGGTTAAACGAAACGTAGATCGCCAAAAACGCCGCACCAATCAGGATGGAGGTCCCAATCAAAAGCACGATCTGGTTGATCCGGTCCATCACCTGGAAAAACTCTTTTTCCGAGATCACACTGATCATCCGCCAGTTGATGCCCAGATTTTTCAGCCGGTTGTTAAAGGCCGAGATGGCCAGGATCACCGGTTGCCCCTGGTAATGAGCGCGTTTATAAGTAAAATCATTCTCTGTTTCAAAAATGGAGGCATCAAAAATAACGCTTCCCACCTGTGCGGGATCGGGATGGGAGATCACCCGGTTATGGTCATCGACAATAAAGGAAAAACTCCCGGCCGGCGCGATCCGGCGGTAAACATCGTTCAGCGCGGACTCCCGGATATAAATAAACAAGGACCCCAGGGATTCGCCGGTATAAAAGTTATAAAACTGGCGCCCAAACAAAATATAGGAGCCTTCCGTTTGGTCTTTTTTAATCACACCCCACAGCGGCAAAGGAGAAGTACGGATCCGGTTGATATCCAGCAAATCCGGCTGCTGGATAATCTGGCCAACCGGAGCATACTCGTAGATCTCGTTATTATGGTCGACGATATAAATTGCTCCCACCAGTTCCTTATGGACCAAGAGACGATCCAGCAGTTGCCGGAACTGCTCCTCCCGTTCGGCAAAGGAAAGGCCTTCCGTGTTGAAGAGATGGTAAAACTCATTATTGACGGTCAACCGGACCGCCAACATGTTTATTTCGTCGATGATCAGTTCCGCACTGGCCGCAATCGCTTCTTGGGTTGACTTCAGGTAGTTGTAAAGATAATTACGGAGTAGTGCCTGAGCCGCAGTTCTGGTCACCAAAACAATGGACGTAGATGAGACCACCAAAGCCAGCAACAGAAAAAGCAACAACCGGCTGCGAATTTTAAACTGACGGAGAATATTGACCGCGATCTTCATTTTCCTACCCTAACTTTGCATAGTCACTCGGGCTTAACCCGGTGACTTTTTTAAACAACTGGCTGAAATATTTCGGGTCTTGATAACCCACTTCCGTGCAGACCTCATAAACCCGGTACTTGTTTTCTTTCAACAACTCTTTTGCCTTCTCAATACGGTATTCCGTTAGACATTCAACAAAAGTCTTTCCCAATTCTTCTTTAAACAGGTGCATCAAGTAAGAAGGACTGACCAAAAGCTCTCTGGCCGCCATCTCCACGGTAATATTTTGCCGGTAGTTTTTCTTGAGGTAAGCCACGGCGGCTTTAACCACACTGTGGCAATCTTGGACCCCCTCGTCTTCAATATAGGTTACACTATTGGTCCCGGGCACAAATTTGGTATTGGCACTCGTTAAGGCCTCCTGGTAACCGTCGTGCATCCCAACGGCGCCCTGAAACGGAGCGCTGATCCCAATGGAGACCGTCAGATCAAACTCCTGCTGGGTAGGGAGGAAACCGATAAATTTCTTTAACACTTCCTTCAGCTTGGCAACCTGATCTGCGGTGCGCTCCGGAAGCTCCAAAATGGCGACCAACTCGCCTGCTTCCGTGTCTAAAAGCAGCCCCCGGTAACCTTCTGTTCCCATCACCTGCTGCTCAAAGAGGCGGTTAATCTCTTCCATTACCGCCGTCAGCTTTTTCGCCGACCGGGTTTGGATCAGTAAATGAACATCGTCCACCCTTAAAACTACAATGATCAACGCCTGGGTGCCGAGGGGGATCCGCAAAAAATTAATTTTTTCGTTGATCTTTTCTTCCTCGGTCAAGCGCCCTTGAAGCAAATCAAGGAGGAACTGCTTTTGAAGCGTAGGCAACTCCTTCTTGAGCCGGTTATATTCCATGTTTTTCGCCCGTTCCTCCCGGATCGCCTTGCCAACCTGCAGGACGGTTTCGATTAGTTGTTGATTTTCAATGGGCTTGAGGAGGTAATTGGAAGCGCCAAACTTCAAGGCCGTCCGGGCGTAGTCAAATTCATCATAACCGCTGAGCACAATTATCTTCGAAGTCAAGCCGGCTTCCCGTAGTTTCGCCATGAACTCCAAACCATCCATAAACGGCATCCGGATATCGGTAATAACAATATCCGGTTTTTGCGCTTTGGCAATCGCCAGCCCTTCCTCGCCGTTACTGGCTTCACCGATAATCTGGAAATTATAAGCTTCCCAGTTGATGGTCTGCCGGATCCCAACGCGGACCAAGTACTCATCGTCAACCACCAAAATACTCAGGGTCTCCGCTTCACTGCTCACCAACGCCCCTCCTTCCGCCGGTCTTTCCCCGTTTCTGTAACAACTTATTTATATATTAACATTATTAGATTTCTAATCCAAGGGCTCCCGGTCGATGAAATCGGTCGATTTTTTCGTCGGTTTTAATTTTTTGTTGCCAAGAAAGGAGAACGGTCTTCCTTTCTGAAAATAGGTATATCTATACATGAGACATCGATACTTGATGGATACTTTATTATATAAAGATGATATAAAGGAGCGATGGCCATGACCAAAAAAATCAGCGTCCTGCTGATGTTTACACTCACTGTTACCCTGTTGTTTTCGGTATATAGCGCGGCGGAGGGAGCGGAGAAACCGGCCAACGAATTCCGTAGCTCCTTTTATTTTACTCCGGACGGGTCGCACTTTAGTTTTGACGGGCTCGTCTTCCCGTTCAATGTGAACCTCTCTCCCAATACCGGCCTCAACTGTGGCCTGGAATTCGGCGCTACCGGGGTGAACGCCCTTGCTTATTACTACCACAACAACCTTTTTCAACAGGACCAGTTAGCCGTAGGGTTACTCCCGCTCACCTGGGCGGCGGGCAAGTCGGTTACCTTGACGAACAGTCTGGCCCTGCAGACCTTTGGCCGATACGTAAACACCGCTTTCTTTAACCGGCAACCGTGTGGCGTTGGCCTCAAATACACGGTTCAGCTTGATGCGGCGACGTTCGCTGCTTCCCTCACCAATAATCCACTCTGGGACCCGGCGGAAAAACCCTTGGATGTGGTCACCCGCTTGTCGCTCCAGGCGGGAGAGAATCTCACCGCCGGTGTCGGCATCGCCACCAGCGATACCTTCTCCGACCACAGTAATTTTGGTTTTTTGGTGGACGCCGCCTATACCGCCGCCCGTGTGGGTTTCCTCGGCGAGTTCGTCAGCTGGAACAGGGCCGTCAGCGATAAAACAGTGTCCGGCCTTTACCTTGAAGGGTTTTATGGTTTTACCGACCAGGCCCAGGTTTATGCCGGGGTCTTCCTCGCCAACGAGTTGACCGACGATTGCTTAGTCCTGGGAGGAAAACACCAGGTAAATTCCAACCTGGCCTATCAGGCAGAACTTTGCAACAAAAAGGATGATTGGCGGTTAACCCTGCAAATGCAGGTGCAATTTTAAAACGGGACGTAATTCGTCCCGTTTCTTTTTTGCCTGTCTATTGTGGTTTTTCCTGCCGCGCCCAGTCGATGATGGGGGTAAGGGCTTCCTTGTTCGTCCAGTCGTAGTTCCCATTGGCTTCCATCAAGGCCGCCTCCCACGGTTCGTATGTGGCGGGATCCTTCTTGGCAACCATCTTCTTTAACATCCCACACAACTTCCGGTCCAGCCAGGTCATCTTCTCCTCATTCCAGGCTCCCCGTAAGTAGTAAAAGGGGATCCGCGCCATCTCACCCTTAAATTTCTGTGTCCGAAAGGCGTTGATCATCTTTTCGTCATACGGGGAGGCCCCGACGGCAAAGACGGCGATTTTCTTCGTCTTAAGCCTTGGGAAATATTTTTTCAGAAAAGAGAAACCAAGGATTCCGGAAGCATAAACCCCGCCACCCAGAACAATCACGTCGTAGGATTCAATCTGCGCAATGTTGGCTTTTTTTGTCTCCACCAGATCACACGCCAACGCTTCCGCCAACCATTGGGCGTATTTTTTGGTAGCTCCGTATTTGCTTTGGTACAAAACAACTGTCTTACTCATTTGCCTCCTCCAACAGCTTAATTTGTTCGGCCGCCATTTCTTTTTCTTCCTCGTTGCCGTATTCCATTAATTTCCCATAGTATTCTAAAGCCAATTCCCGGTCGCCGATGGTCCTGGCCAGATGGGCAATGTTTTTAATCACAATCGTGTCTTCCGGGTTGCAGGCTGCGGCTTGCCGAAAGTACGCCAGCGCTTCCGGGTAATCATTTTTATAGTAACAGATGGCGCCCAAGTTGTTGTAGGCGTAAACACAGTCCGGATAGAGCTGGATCATCCGCTGGCAGATTTCGATTATATAATCGTGTACCCTTTCCTCCTCAAGATTAAAATAGTGATTAATCCAGCCCTGGATATTTTCGAGCATAAAGGCATAACCGTCTTCCAACGGAACCCCATCCTGGTATAACCAGCGGTTGTCAAGTTCGACGGAGAGGTTGAGCATTTCCAGCAAGGCTTCTTTCCCCGCCTCATACCTGGAAATCTTATCTAAAGCATGCAGCTTTCCCAGATGCATATCCAGCCGCGCGGGATGCCTTTTTAATCCTTCATCAAGATATTTTAAGCCCAGGTCCATTTTTTCTTCATCAAAAACAATCTCGCTGTATAAATACCCCACCACCCGCTCGGGGTCCTCCGGATCGGTTAGCGTAAAAACCCTTTCTTTCTGCTTGATCTGGTCAATTTGGCCCGGACTTAGAAGCATAAGCTTTTCTTCCCGGCTTAAATTGTAATAATAACTAAAATAAGCGATGTACAATTCAGGATTATCCGGATCGACCTGTTCCCATTCGGTCAGGTGTTTAAGTAATTCATCGTACTTACCGGCCTTTAACAACCGGACATAAGTATCTTTGTAATCACCGGCCCTGATCACCGTGGCAAAGATAAAGATAATAAAGGCAAGAAAAATAACCGCGATCCGCTTTTTCATGGCTACACTCCCTCGGCAAACAAGTAAACACTTGTTATTTGCCATCATTTTAAAGGTAACACTTCTTGTGCTTATTTCTACACGTTAACAAACTTTTCCTTTTCTCGAAAATCAATCCTGCCACACCTCGGTGTACCATTATTGGTCATAATCCCAGCTAAAAAAAATGACTGCCCACGCCCGGTAGACAGTCATTTCTGAAAGTGAATCTACGATTTGCGCTTACCAGCTGTAGCCAAGGGAAAACCCCCACTTGGCCTTATCCTACCGCTGCAGTTCCACCACGGTAACCCCCATCCCGCCTTCGTTGGTTTCGCCCCAACGGTGTTTACTGACCCGGGGGTGTTTCTTCACATATTCGGCGATGGCGGCACGCAAGGCACCGGTGCCTTTGCCGTGAATCAGACGGACCCAGGGCAGCCCGGCCAGTAAGGCTTCATCCAGGTATTTGTCGGTAACCTGTAACGCCTCCTCGACGGTCATCCCCCGGAGATCCAGTTCGGGCGAGATGGTTTTGGCTTTTTCCTGGCCCAAGGCGCCCATCTTGATCTTCCCCGGTTCCGGTTTTTGCTTCCGCCCGGCCAACGGTGTAAGTTTGCTCCGTTCCACCCAGAGGCGGACTGAACCGGACTGAACAAGCGCACTATCCGCATTGAGATCAATAATTTCACCCTCCTGGGCCAACCCCGCCAGCCGAACACGCATTCCTACCTCCAGTTCGCCCCGGTACTCCTCGTCAGCGGGCAGTAAAGGCTCCTCCAGTTCGGCCAGGCGTTTTTGCAGCACCGCCCGGGCTTGGTTCGCCAACCGGCTGCGCGTACTCTGGTCCGCCGCCTCCTGCAAACTCCGGAGCAGTTCGTCCATCTCCCGCCGGGTTTCGCGCACGAGGGCACGGGCTTCCTCCCGCGCCGCTTTTAAGAGCTCTTCTTTTTTCGCCTTCAGTTCCGCAAGCTCGGCTCGTAATTGTTGTTCGTCCCGTTGGGCCCGCAGCCGCAGAGCAGAAGCATCATGCCGTTCCTGCTCCAATAACTGCCGTTCTTTCATGATCTCGCCGATCAAGTCTTCAACCCGCCGTTCCCCGGGGGAGAGGAGCTGGCGCGCCCGGTCAATAATGGCCGGGTCCAGCCCCAGACGGGAAGCCACCGCAAAAGCGTTACTACGGCCGGGCAGGCCGATGAGCAAACGGTAAGTGGGGGCGAGGGTTTGGGGGTCGAATTCGACCGACGCATTCTGAACCCCTTGGGTATTATAAGCAAAAACCTTTAAGTCTCCGTAGTGGGTAGTGGCGATCGTCCTGACCCCCCGCCGGTGGAACTCTTCGAGCAGGGCAATGGCCAGGGTGGCCCCTTCGGCCGGGTCGGTCCCGGCCCCCAGTTCATCCAGGAGGACAAGGCAGCCTTCGCCCTTGGCTTCCTGCAAAATCGCAATAATATTGGTCATGTGGGCTGAAAAAGTACTGAGGCTCTGCTCAATGCTTTGCTCATCCCCGATATCACAATAGATTCCGGTAAAGACCCCCACTTCCGAGCCGGATGACGCGGGCAGATGCAGCCCGGACTGGGCCATCAGGGTTAATAGTCCGGCCGTCTTCAGGGTGACCGTCTTCCCGCCGGTGTTCGGTCCGGTGATGACCAACGTGTGAAAACTGCGGCCCAGTTCCAGATCGATGGGGACCACATTCCCTTCCAACAGGGGATGGCGGGCCCCCAGGAGCCGGATATACCCTTCATTGTTAATCACCGGTTCAGTTCCAGCCAAAGCTTGGCTGTACCGTGCTTTCGCAAAAGCCAAGTCCAGACGGGCCAAAATCTCCAGATTAGCCTGGGCCGGAGCCGCCACGTCCCCCACCAGCGCACTAAGGGCCGCCAGGATCCGGGTGACTTCCTGCTCTTCCTCCGCCTCCACCTGGCGTAATTGGTTGTTAATCTCCACCACCGCCATGGGCTCAATAAACAAAGTGGCCCCACTGGCCGACTGGTCATGCACAATCCCCGGGATCGCCTGGCGGTACTCCTGCTTAACCGGGATGACGTAACGACCGTTCCGTACGGTGATCAAGGCCTCTTGCAGGTACTTTCGGGTTTCGGTCCCTTGGACCAGTGTCTCCAGTTTATCGCGGATGCGGTTCTGATAAGTTCGGATCTGCGCCCGGAGCCGGGAAAGTAACGGGCTGGCCTGATCCTTCACCCGCCCCTCTTCCGGTTCGATCGCCTGTTCAATCTCCCGTTCCAAATCGGGAAAAGCCGTCAAACCCGCGGCCAAAGCCGCCAGAGTAGGAGCCAGCTCCGCGTTCTCCCCGCGGAAAAAAGCCTTGAACAAACGGGCGGCCCGGCAAGTATCGCCCACCGCCGCCAGCTCTTCCGGCGACAAAACACCCCCCAGACCGGCTTTCTTAAAAGCAGCCCGCAGGTCATGAATCCCCCCGAGGGGAACCTTTTCTCCGCTTTGGAACAAACGGCAAGCTTCCGTCGTCTCCGCTTGCCATCTTTTAATCTCATCCGGCTGACACGACGGCCGAAGCTTCAGGGCCAATTCTTTCCCCAAAGAACTGCTGGCATAGGTCGACAACCGGGCCAGAATTTTTTCAAACTCCAAAACCCGGTAAGTCCGCTCGTTCAACGGATCGCCTCCTTGATCCCTGTTGTCTTCCAAACAACTATACACAACTATATAGACCGCTAATTAAAAGCGAAAATCACATCTGGATGCTGGTGGATTCATGAAATTGCCGCCGCGATGGATAAGGAAACCTTACCCCACATCTTCTGCCACCGCCGAAGTGGCGAGCGCTTCCTTCAACACCGCATCCATCTCTTCCACCAGGACGAAACGGAGTTTCCGGGCCACCGGTGCCGGAATCTCCTCCATATCTTTCTGGTTTTCCTTCGGAATTATGACCGTGTTGATCCCCGCCCGGTGGGCTGCCAGAACCTTTTCCTTCAACCCGCCAATCGGCAAGACCCGGCCCCGCAAGGTGATCTCCCCGGTCATCGCCACGTCACTGCGGACCGGAACACCGGAAAGGGCCGAAACCACTGCCGTTGCCATCGTAATCCCGGCGGAAGGTCCGTCTTTTGGAATCGCCCCTTCGGGCACGTGGATATGCAGATCAATGTTTTCGTGGAAATTCTCGTCAATGCCGAAAGCTCTGGCCCGGGACCGGATATAACTGACGGCGGCCTGGGCCGATTCGCGCATCACTTCCCCCAGTTTCCCGGTTAGAAGGAGATTCCCTTTCCCCTTGATGGCCGAGACTTCGATCGTCAGAATATCCCCGCCCACTTCGGTCCAGGCCAACCCGGTCGCCACACCAACCCGGTCCCCTTCCTCCTTCAGACCATACCGGAACTTGGGAATACCCAGGAATTTATGGAGGTTTTGCTTGCCGACCCGTACTGTGGTCGCTTGGTTGCTCACCAGCTGGCGGGCAGTCTTCCGGCAGATCGTCGCCAATTCCCGCTCCAGGTTTCGAACTCCCGACTCGCGGGTGTAGGAACGGATTACTTCGGTTAAGGCTGCATCGGTCAAGAGCAACTGTTCTTTAGTAAGGCCATGCACCTTTAACTGTTTGGGTAACAGGTGTTTTTTGGCAATCTCCATCTTCTCGTCTTCCGTGTATCCCGCGATCTGAATGATCTCCATCCGGTCCAAGAGGGGCCGGGGA from Capillibacterium thermochitinicola harbors:
- a CDS encoding sensor histidine kinase, which translates into the protein MKIAVNILRQFKIRSRLLLFLLLALVVSSTSIVLVTRTAAQALLRNYLYNYLKSTQEAIAASAELIIDEINMLAVRLTVNNEFYHLFNTEGLSFAEREEQFRQLLDRLLVHKELVGAIYIVDHNNEIYEYAPVGQIIQQPDLLDINRIRTSPLPLWGVIKKDQTEGSYILFGRQFYNFYTGESLGSLFIYIRESALNDVYRRIAPAGSFSFIVDDHNRVISHPDPAQVGSVIFDASIFETENDFTYKRAHYQGQPVILAISAFNNRLKNLGINWRMISVISEKEFFQVMDRINQIVLLIGTSILIGAAFLAIYVSFNLTKSVARLKYRLDQFGTEQVRAISTAPPNDELALLEESYDQMVLRVQELIEKNNREREKQRELELIALQAQINPHFIYNTLDAIGWIAKLKQQPEIEKLVIALATFFRISLHKGDKFITVAEEIKLVDSFVQVEQTRFPGKFEISYQIPEEMKECHILKIILQPLVENAIKHGIATKKGMGHIRIKGRKEGDDLYFEVIDDGVGFEVDSPDFASSYQKINYSGYGLRNVDERIKLEYGPEYGIRFMSEKGKGTTVLVKVRAGKAG
- a CDS encoding response regulator, translating into MSSEAETLSILVVDDEYLVRVGIRQTINWEAYNFQIIGEASNGEEGLAIAKAQKPDIVITDIRMPFMDGLEFMAKLREAGLTSKIIVLSGYDEFDYARTALKFGASNYLLKPIENQQLIETVLQVGKAIREERAKNMEYNRLKKELPTLQKQFLLDLLQGRLTEEEKINEKINFLRIPLGTQALIIVVLRVDDVHLLIQTRSAKKLTAVMEEINRLFEQQVMGTEGYRGLLLDTEAGELVAILELPERTADQVAKLKEVLKKFIGFLPTQQEFDLTVSIGISAPFQGAVGMHDGYQEALTSANTKFVPGTNSVTYIEDEGVQDCHSVVKAAVAYLKKNYRQNITVEMAARELLVSPSYLMHLFKEELGKTFVECLTEYRIEKAKELLKENKYRVYEVCTEVGYQDPKYFSQLFKKVTGLSPSDYAKLG
- a CDS encoding flavodoxin domain-containing protein, which produces MSKTVVLYQSKYGATKKYAQWLAEALACDLVETKKANIAQIESYDVIVLGGGVYASGILGFSFLKKYFPRLKTKKIAVFAVGASPYDEKMINAFRTQKFKGEMARIPFYYLRGAWNEEKMTWLDRKLCGMLKKMVAKKDPATYEPWEAALMEANGNYDWTNKEALTPIIDWARQEKPQ
- a CDS encoding tetratricopeptide repeat protein translates to MKKRIAVIFLAFIIFIFATVIRAGDYKDTYVRLLKAGKYDELLKHLTEWEQVDPDNPELYIAYFSYYYNLSREEKLMLLSPGQIDQIKQKERVFTLTDPEDPERVVGYLYSEIVFDEEKMDLGLKYLDEGLKRHPARLDMHLGKLHALDKISRYEAGKEALLEMLNLSVELDNRWLYQDGVPLEDGYAFMLENIQGWINHYFNLEEERVHDYIIEICQRMIQLYPDCVYAYNNLGAICYYKNDYPEALAYFRQAAACNPEDTIVIKNIAHLARTIGDRELALEYYGKLMEYGNEEEKEMAAEQIKLLEEANE
- a CDS encoding endonuclease MutS2 — its product is MNERTYRVLEFEKILARLSTYASSSLGKELALKLRPSCQPDEIKRWQAETTEACRLFQSGEKVPLGGIHDLRAAFKKAGLGGVLSPEELAAVGDTCRAARLFKAFFRGENAELAPTLAALAAGLTAFPDLEREIEQAIEPEEGRVKDQASPLLSRLRAQIRTYQNRIRDKLETLVQGTETRKYLQEALITVRNGRYVIPVKQEYRQAIPGIVHDQSASGATLFIEPMAVVEINNQLRQVEAEEEQEVTRILAALSALVGDVAAPAQANLEILARLDLAFAKARYSQALAGTEPVINNEGYIRLLGARHPLLEGNVVPIDLELGRSFHTLVITGPNTGGKTVTLKTAGLLTLMAQSGLHLPASSGSEVGVFTGIYCDIGDEQSIEQSLSTFSAHMTNIIAILQEAKGEGCLVLLDELGAGTDPAEGATLAIALLEEFHRRGVRTIATTHYGDLKVFAYNTQGVQNASVEFDPQTLAPTYRLLIGLPGRSNAFAVASRLGLDPAIIDRARQLLSPGERRVEDLIGEIMKERQLLEQERHDASALRLRAQRDEQQLRAELAELKAKKEELLKAAREEARALVRETRREMDELLRSLQEAADQSTRSRLANQARAVLQKRLAELEEPLLPADEEYRGELEVGMRVRLAGLAQEGEIIDLNADSALVQSGSVRLWVERSKLTPLAGRKQKPEPGKIKMGALGQEKAKTISPELDLRGMTVEEALQVTDKYLDEALLAGLPWVRLIHGKGTGALRAAIAEYVKKHPRVSKHRWGETNEGGMGVTVVELQR